TTTTGCCTATTTGATTATGACATAAAGGTAAATCAATTCTTTAAATAAAAAAGTGACGAAAATCACATTTCACATAAAACTCTAAATTATTTTAAAAAATATTTTTATCCGAACTGTTAAATGAATGATAAGGAATCCAATTGCTCCATTATGTTGATGCAAGATTGTACATATAGCTCTATATTTAGCTTTAAGATTAGTACTTTTGACTGATAAAGTATACTGCTATTGAGAACGATAAAATTCCATAAAGGTGAATGCGGTGTTGAATTTCTATTAAACGTACTAAATCAACAAGAAACGGACTATACCCATCGCGAGACCTATCATAAAGACTTTTTTGAAATTTTGTTTTTCAAAAAGGCTAAAGGGCGTTTGCGATTGGGGCAGGAAGTCATCGAATTAACGGACAACAACATTATCTTTATTTCTGCCTTTCAGAAGCATACCTGGGAACTGGACCCCACCAATCTTGAATTCACCACATTGATTTTTCAGGAAGATTTTCTCAATGAGTTTTTCGCAGATAAGCTTTTTACGTATCGACTGCTGTATTTCTATCAGTTGCACCATACGGTAAAAATAGCTGTAGATGATGTACATCTATCTAAATTTTACACACTGCTTGCGGAAATAAAATCAGAACTTATTCAGACAGAGGCAGACAGTGCACATATTATCCGCTCTTTGCTCTATTATTTGCTACAGACCTTGAATCGAAAATATGCTCGGTTGAATGGACTTTCTTTGCAAAAACCTGAGAATAATTTTGCTTATCAGTTCAGGATGCTACTCGAACAGCATATTCAACAGAAACAACGGATCAACGAATATACGGTACTGATGGGCATTAGTCGCATCACACTGAATCATGCCGTTAAAGCACAGTTCAATACCACAGCAACACAATTGCTCAAACAGCGATTATTATTTGAAGTGCAGGAGTTACTGATACATTCAGACAAATCTATCAGTGAAATTGCTTTTGAACTGAATTTTTCCGAAGCTAACCACCTGATGCGTTTTTTTAAGGCGCAGACAGGTAAGACCATCAGTGCATTTATCCAAGAATTACGGTAAAAGGCCTATTACTGGTTGTCCCTAACCGGTTACCCCTGTAATTACAAAAAAAGCTGACAGTGTATAACAACATTGTTATACACTGCCAGCTTAGATCATTTAGTTTTGTGCGAGGTAGATTTCTGTCATCTGAATCTGCGCATAGAAGAATTCCAATGCTGCAAGAAAAGCATGATGCACATCGTCAGCTTTCACCGTAACACCGTTAATTTCTAGGTCACGTGTTGCACAGGCATCCCCTATTACTGTACATGAGAAGCCAAAATCAA
The window above is part of the Sphingobacterium sp. ML3W genome. Proteins encoded here:
- a CDS encoding AraC family transcriptional regulator — translated: MRTIKFHKGECGVEFLLNVLNQQETDYTHRETYHKDFFEILFFKKAKGRLRLGQEVIELTDNNIIFISAFQKHTWELDPTNLEFTTLIFQEDFLNEFFADKLFTYRLLYFYQLHHTVKIAVDDVHLSKFYTLLAEIKSELIQTEADSAHIIRSLLYYLLQTLNRKYARLNGLSLQKPENNFAYQFRMLLEQHIQQKQRINEYTVLMGISRITLNHAVKAQFNTTATQLLKQRLLFEVQELLIHSDKSISEIAFELNFSEANHLMRFFKAQTGKTISAFIQELR